In Taeniopygia guttata chromosome 2, bTaeGut7.mat, whole genome shotgun sequence, one genomic interval encodes:
- the TMEM241 gene encoding UDP-N-acetylglucosamine transporter TMEM241 isoform X6, with product MYLKRPAGGLAFCLFYLASSFTNKYVLSVLQFTYPTLFQGWQTLVGGLLLHISWKLGWVEINLCSRSEILSWLPASVLFVGIIYAGSRALSRLPIPVFLTVHNAAEVITCGFQKFVQKEQTSHLKVCSVLFLLAAAVCLPLCDTQFDPNGYLWALIHLICVGAYKVFHKLWKPGSLSDLDQQYINYVFSVVLLASASHPAGDLFSALDFPFLYFYRFHSSCCASGLLGFFLMLHTVKLKSSTTSGQYAAWSFLAKVITASLSPFFFVMTANVLTIS from the exons ATGTATTTGAAGCGGCCGGCGGGCGGCCTCGCCTTCTGCCTCTTCTACCTGGCCTCCAGCTTCACCAACAAG tATGTCCTGTCTGTCCTGCAGTTTACCTACCCTACCCTTTTTCAAGG GTGGCAAACATTGGTGGGTGGACTTCTGCTTCATATCTCCtggaagctgggctgggtggAGATAAACTTGTGTTCAAG GTCTGAAATCCTGTCGTGGCTTCCTGCATCAGTACTTTTTGTGGGCATTATTTATGCTGGCTCCAGGGCACTGTCTAGATTG CCAATCCCAGTGTTCCTCACCGTGCACAATGCAGCAGAAGTCATAACCTGCGGGTTCCAGAAGTTTGTGCAGAAAGAG cAGACTTCTCATCTGAAAGTCTGTAG TGTGCTGttcctcctggcagcagcagtgtgcCTTCCTTTGTGTGACACACAG tttgaTCCAAATGGATATTTATGGGCTCTAATTCACTTGATCTGTGTTG GGGCTTACAAAGTATTTCACAAGTTGTGGAAACCTGGATCTTTAAG TGATCTGGACCAACAGTACATCAACTATGTATTCAG tgtggtGCTGTTGGCCTCTGCATCCCATCCAGCAG GTGATCTCTTCAGTGCCTTGGATTTTCCATTCCTGTACTTCTACAGGTTTCatagcagctgctgtgccag TGGACTGTTGGGATTCTTTCTGATGTTGCATACAGTGAAGTTAAAAAGCAGCACAACCTCAGGGCAATATGCAGCCTGGAGTTTCCTTGCAAAG
- the TMEM241 gene encoding UDP-N-acetylglucosamine transporter TMEM241 isoform X5 has translation MYLKRPAGGLAFCLFYLASSFTNKYVLSVLQFTYPTLFQGWQTLVGGLLLHISWKLGWVEINLCSRSEILSWLPASVLFVGIIYAGSRALSRLPIPVFLTVHNAAEVITCGFQKFVQKEQTSHLKVCSVLFLLAAAVCLPLCDTQFDPNGYLWALIHLICVGAYKVFHKLWKPGSLSDLDQQYINYVFSVVLLASASHPAGDLFSALDFPFLYFYRFHSSCCASGLLGFFLMLHTVKLKSSTTSGQYAAWSFLAKVITASLSPFFFVMTANVLTISWHM, from the exons ATGTATTTGAAGCGGCCGGCGGGCGGCCTCGCCTTCTGCCTCTTCTACCTGGCCTCCAGCTTCACCAACAAG tATGTCCTGTCTGTCCTGCAGTTTACCTACCCTACCCTTTTTCAAGG GTGGCAAACATTGGTGGGTGGACTTCTGCTTCATATCTCCtggaagctgggctgggtggAGATAAACTTGTGTTCAAG GTCTGAAATCCTGTCGTGGCTTCCTGCATCAGTACTTTTTGTGGGCATTATTTATGCTGGCTCCAGGGCACTGTCTAGATTG CCAATCCCAGTGTTCCTCACCGTGCACAATGCAGCAGAAGTCATAACCTGCGGGTTCCAGAAGTTTGTGCAGAAAGAG cAGACTTCTCATCTGAAAGTCTGTAG TGTGCTGttcctcctggcagcagcagtgtgcCTTCCTTTGTGTGACACACAG tttgaTCCAAATGGATATTTATGGGCTCTAATTCACTTGATCTGTGTTG GGGCTTACAAAGTATTTCACAAGTTGTGGAAACCTGGATCTTTAAG TGATCTGGACCAACAGTACATCAACTATGTATTCAG tgtggtGCTGTTGGCCTCTGCATCCCATCCAGCAG GTGATCTCTTCAGTGCCTTGGATTTTCCATTCCTGTACTTCTACAGGTTTCatagcagctgctgtgccag TGGACTGTTGGGATTCTTTCTGATGTTGCATACAGTGAAGTTAAAAAGCAGCACAACCTCAGGGCAATATGCAGCCTGGAGTTTCCTTGCAAAG